The stretch of DNA AGATGGACGGGAATGTTCAGATACGCGGCCAGGAGAATGTCCCGGGCAACCTGCATGGCTTCGGACACGGACGGGATCCCTTTAAGCCCCAGACGCCCCGAGACCAACCCCTCGTTCATGACTCCGCCCGCTCCAAGCCAGGGGTCCTCGCAGTGGTCGATGACCCGCAGGCCGAAGTCCGCCCCGTACTCCATGCCGCGTCGAAAAAGTTCGCTGTTTTCCACTGGCCGGCCATCGTTGGACAGGGCCACGCAACCGGCCCCGGCCAGCTCGCCGGCCGGAGCCAGTTCCTTGCCCAGGAGGCCGACGGTCAGGGCGCCCACGGGCCGCGCCCACGGGCCGTGCGGGTAGGCCAGGGCCGCCTTGTGCAGCATGAATTCGGTCACGGAGGCCCGATCGTTGACCGGGTTGGTGTTGGCCATGGCCATGACCTGGCCAAAGCCGCCCCGCAGGGCGGCGGTCAGGCCGGAGGCGATGTCTTCCTTGTATTCCTGGCCGGGCTCGCGCAGATGGACGTGGGCGTCGATCAGGCTGGGCAGCAGATGCAGGCCCTGGGCGTCATGGGTTGGGACGGATTCGGGAACCACGACGCCGGCCTCGGCCAGTTCCACGATCCGGCCTTGGAACAGGACAAGGTCGCGCGCCCGGTCCTGCCACAGGACATCGCGGATGATCAGATCACAAGTCGCCATGGGAACCTCCTATGCCGCGATGCGGGACCGGGTCAGAAAAAGATGGAGAAGGGTCATGCGCACGGCCACGCCGGCACTGACCTGGTCGAGCACCAGACTCGCGCCCGAGTCGGCGAGGTCGGAAGCGATTTCCAGCCCCCGGTTCATGGGTCCGGGATGCATGATCTTGACGTTTGGCGCCGCGTTTTTCAGGTGCCGGCCGGTCAGGCCATAGGTGCACGCGTACTCGCGCAGGTCCGGCAGCAGGCCGGCCTGTTGCCGTTCAAGCTGCAGGCGCAGACAAATGACCGCGTCCACGCCCGCGCAGGCCGTGGCCACGTCGGTAAAGGTTTCCACGGGCCAGGATCCGACGCCGGCGGGCAGGAGCGTGCGCGGCGCGCACAGTCGCACCCGGGCGCCGAGCAGGGTCAGGAGCTGGACATCGGAGCGGGCCACCCGGCTGTGGGCGATGTCGCCCAGGATGCACACGGTCCTGCCCTTAAAAGTGTCCCAGACCCGGCTCAGGGTGAAGCCATCGAGCAGGGCCTGGGTGGGGTGCGCGTGCCAGCCGTCGCCGGCGTTGATGATGGAGCAATCCAGTCTTTCGGCCAGGAAGGCGGCGGCGCCGCTCTGCCAATGCCGGATGACGATGGCGTCGGGGTGCATGGCCTGCAGGGTCAGGGCCGTGTCCTTGAGGCTTTCGCCTTTTTGCAGGGAGCTGCCGGATTTGGCCAGACTGAAGGTGTCGGCCGAAAGTCGCTTGCCAGCCATGTCGAAAGAGGTCTTGGTCCGGGTCGAGGCCTCGGCGAAAAAGAGGACCACGCTCTTGCCCTTGAGGATGGGCACTTTTTTGATGGGCCGCTGGTTCACTTCGGCGAATCTGGCCGCCGTCTCGAAGACGTGCCCGACCTCGTCCCGGTCAAGCTGCGAAATGTCGAGTAAATCCTTGTGCCGCCAATTCATGCGCCTGTCTCCTCGGACTCCGGCCGGGTTTTCGTGTCGCGAAAAAAAAGGGACCCGGCGTGACGCCCGTCCCTTTGTACTTCAGCATATGCTGTCCGTCGATCAGATTTCATGGCCAGCTCCCCTACACGACCACGCGCGAAACGTCCAGTCGCACGCCGGGCCGCTGGCCCGGCGTGGATCAGTCGTCCGTGTCCTCTGTCGTTGGCTCGTCGTCCGGGATTTCGGTGTCGTCCAATTCCAGATCGGCCGCGACGGTTTCGGCGACCGGGCCGTCCTCGGCGTTTTCGGCCGGAACGTGGTCAAAACAAATCACGGTCTGGTCATCCTCCAGCCGGACCAGGCGCACGCCCTGGGCCGCCCGGCCAACCAGGCTGATGCTGGAGATGCCGATGCGGATGATCTTGCTGCCCGAGGTCAAAAGGATCAGCTCGTCCGTGGGCAGGACCATCATGGCCCCGACCACCTTGCCGGTCTTGGGGGTGATGCGCATGTTGATGATGCCCTTGCCGCCGCGTGACTGGGCCCGGAAGTGCTCGACCTGGGTCCGCTTGCCATAGCCGTTTTCGGCCACGGTCAGGAGTTCCTGCGTGGAGCCCTTGGTGATGACCACGCCGGCCACGACCCGGTCTCCCTTGCGCAGGGCGATGCCCTTCACGCCGGTGGCCTGACGGCCCATGGCCCGCACGTCGGAGCAGGCAAAGCGGATGGAATAGCC from Deltaproteobacteria bacterium encodes:
- a CDS encoding dihydroorotase, whose protein sequence is MATCDLIIRDVLWQDRARDLVLFQGRIVELAEAGVVVPESVPTHDAQGLHLLPSLIDAHVHLREPGQEYKEDIASGLTAALRGGFGQVMAMANTNPVNDRASVTEFMLHKAALAYPHGPWARPVGALTVGLLGKELAPAGELAGAGCVALSNDGRPVENSELFRRGMEYGADFGLRVIDHCEDPWLGAGGVMNEGLVSGRLGLKGIPSVSEAMQVARDILLAAYLNIPVHLAHISCRESIELIAMAKAKGVPVTAETCPHYLLWDETWVEGYDTSAKVNPPLRTRDDVLAMRQAVRDGVIDILVTDHAPHAAHEKETPFDEAPNGISGLDTALSLTYELVRGGELELGDIARLWCWNTATIFNLPRNTFQPGDPADFVLFDPDQAWMVTAEALCSKGKNTPCLGKELPGRVMAHFLGGREIFARDKASLI
- a CDS encoding aspartate carbamoyltransferase catalytic subunit gives rise to the protein MNWRHKDLLDISQLDRDEVGHVFETAARFAEVNQRPIKKVPILKGKSVVLFFAEASTRTKTSFDMAGKRLSADTFSLAKSGSSLQKGESLKDTALTLQAMHPDAIVIRHWQSGAAAFLAERLDCSIINAGDGWHAHPTQALLDGFTLSRVWDTFKGRTVCILGDIAHSRVARSDVQLLTLLGARVRLCAPRTLLPAGVGSWPVETFTDVATACAGVDAVICLRLQLERQQAGLLPDLREYACTYGLTGRHLKNAAPNVKIMHPGPMNRGLEIASDLADSGASLVLDQVSAGVAVRMTLLHLFLTRSRIAA